In the genome of Methanoculleus horonobensis, one region contains:
- a CDS encoding Nre family DNA repair protein encodes MRCAECKGRGFCGLERCPIMSRFYAQLPVRQSDHYQGAAPSVFVGSYGYPKVAGGPLMIDDADHPPDWVAQGLGIEDIVGLRARTIRGAGEAKNLSGNIQEIALSSLPLDVEVRFTKPVAFDLRFDGTIAPVGLTGAIKKMDVLGNARVDRAVDRATSDTDLSATDACEILNASGTDVYRITQLLTAGLLGSEKKRRVVPTRWAITAVDDTVSKQLKKKIVRYPPLSGIEVFSGGLYGNQIVCLLVPGDWKFEMIEVWGKQSLWGGGNETIAVDGEGLTKSGYSPIAGAYYSARLAVAEYLESVRRSARVLVLRNVTGEYWAPLGTWVVREATRNAMQGEKTPCADLRQAIDVASRRIGFTHWQPHSRLIPELTTQKTLFEF; translated from the coding sequence ATGCGATGCGCCGAGTGTAAGGGAAGGGGGTTCTGCGGGCTCGAACGCTGCCCTATCATGAGCAGGTTCTATGCGCAACTCCCGGTCCGGCAGAGCGACCATTACCAGGGAGCAGCGCCGTCGGTCTTTGTGGGGAGTTACGGCTACCCGAAGGTCGCGGGCGGCCCGCTGATGATCGACGACGCCGACCATCCGCCGGACTGGGTGGCGCAGGGGCTCGGGATCGAGGACATCGTGGGGCTCCGGGCCCGGACGATCCGCGGTGCCGGCGAGGCGAAGAATCTCTCCGGGAACATCCAGGAGATCGCGCTCTCGAGCCTGCCGCTCGACGTGGAAGTCCGGTTCACGAAACCCGTCGCCTTCGACCTCCGGTTCGACGGGACGATCGCCCCGGTCGGGCTCACCGGCGCCATCAAAAAGATGGACGTCCTCGGGAACGCCCGGGTTGACCGGGCGGTCGACCGGGCGACGTCGGACACCGATCTCTCCGCGACCGACGCCTGCGAGATCCTCAACGCCTCGGGCACCGACGTCTACCGGATCACCCAGCTCCTCACCGCCGGGCTTCTCGGGAGCGAGAAGAAGCGGCGGGTCGTCCCCACCCGGTGGGCGATCACGGCGGTCGACGACACCGTCTCAAAGCAACTGAAGAAGAAGATCGTCCGCTACCCTCCGCTCTCCGGGATAGAGGTCTTCTCCGGCGGACTCTACGGCAACCAGATCGTCTGCCTCCTCGTCCCCGGGGACTGGAAGTTCGAGATGATCGAGGTCTGGGGAAAACAGTCGCTCTGGGGCGGCGGGAACGAGACGATCGCCGTGGACGGCGAAGGGCTCACCAAGTCCGGCTACTCCCCGATCGCGGGGGCGTACTACTCGGCGCGCCTCGCGGTCGCGGAGTATCTGGAGAGCGTGCGCCGCTCGGCACGGGTGCTCGTCCTTCGAAACGTCACCGGCGAGTACTGGGCGCCGCTCGGCACCTGGGTCGTGCGGGAGGCGACGCGGAACGCCATGCAGGGCGAGAAGACCCCGTGCGCCGATCTTCGCCAGGCAATCGACGTTGCCTCCCGGCGGATCGGGTTCACCCACTGGCAGCCCCACAGCAGGCTCATCCCGGAACTCACGACGCAGAAGACGTTGTTTGAGTTTTAG
- a CDS encoding PPC domain-containing DNA-binding protein, translated as MQYSEGQVGRVFTVRIDDGEDFLREIQRFVTAMNIRCGTIQFLGAVRSATIVTGPKEPVIPPAPRGEEIFGGWELLGFATIYPGEDGPSIHLHTAAGKGIRSLAGCLREKAEVYLVIEAIVTEFVGITAKRLPDEKTGVNLPVFDRTLP; from the coding sequence ATGCAGTACTCGGAAGGACAGGTCGGCAGGGTCTTCACCGTCCGGATCGACGACGGGGAGGACTTTCTTCGGGAGATCCAGCGGTTCGTCACGGCGATGAACATCAGGTGCGGCACGATCCAGTTCCTCGGCGCCGTCCGGTCGGCAACGATCGTGACGGGGCCGAAAGAGCCGGTCATCCCACCGGCACCGCGGGGCGAAGAGATATTCGGGGGCTGGGAACTCCTCGGGTTCGCGACCATCTACCCCGGGGAGGACGGGCCGTCCATCCACCTCCATACGGCGGCAGGGAAGGGGATACGGTCGCTTGCCGGGTGCCTCCGGGAGAAGGCGGAGGTCTACCTGGTGATCGAAGCGATCGTCACGGAGTTCGTCGGCATCACCGCAAAACGGCTCCCCGACGAGAAGACCGGCGTCAACCTCCCGGTCTTCGACCGGACGCTCCCATGA
- a CDS encoding YgiQ family radical SAM protein, with the protein MTGQPEYLPMTVAEAERLGIDRFDIILVTGDAYVDHPSFGTALLGRVLVDAGYTVGVIAQPDWKSGDDLRRLGEPRLFFSVSAGNVDSLVNAFTPNLKRRHSDVYSPGGRLLRPDRATLVYTDRIHALFPETPIVIGGIEASLRRFAHYDYWSDAVRQSILADAPADLLVFGMGERQVVAIADRLAAGETARALTEVPGTAYRVEKKVWRGMDQSGYVVLPGYPEVKDDRYAYAKAFAMHYAEQDPLRGRPVAQPHPKTVVVQNPPAMPLSGDELDRVYELPYTRRAHPSYTEPIPALEPVRFSVVTHRGCFGACSFCALTHHQGRIIQSRSADSIVREVERMAKMPEFTGVVQDVGGPTANMYGIHCSRWETAGTCPDRRCIDCPALDRSHEEQVSLLRRIREIPGVKRVFIASGIRYDLISPDDREYLSEVSTHHVSGHLKVAPEHVSKRVLASMGKPSREAFDAFRERFEALQEGKKKRQYLVPYLMSGHPGCRIADMVELAEYLRDTGLYTEQVQDFTPTPMSISTTIYHTGLDPFTLEEVYVPKGREKRVQRALMHYRDPENYGLVCEGLRAAGREDLIGSAWGCLVPARRKKKR; encoded by the coding sequence ATGACCGGGCAGCCGGAATACCTCCCGATGACGGTCGCGGAGGCGGAACGGCTCGGCATCGACCGGTTCGACATCATCCTCGTCACCGGCGACGCCTACGTCGACCATCCCTCCTTTGGGACAGCGCTCCTTGGCCGGGTTCTCGTCGACGCCGGCTACACGGTCGGCGTCATCGCCCAGCCCGACTGGAAGAGCGGCGACGACCTCCGACGTCTCGGCGAGCCCCGGCTCTTCTTCTCGGTCTCGGCGGGAAACGTCGACTCACTGGTGAACGCCTTCACGCCGAACCTCAAGCGCCGGCACTCGGACGTCTACTCGCCGGGGGGGAGGCTTCTCCGGCCCGACCGGGCGACCCTGGTCTATACCGACCGCATCCACGCCCTCTTCCCGGAGACACCGATCGTCATCGGCGGGATCGAGGCGAGCCTCCGGCGGTTCGCCCACTACGACTACTGGTCAGACGCCGTCCGGCAGTCCATCCTCGCCGACGCCCCCGCCGACCTCCTGGTCTTCGGGATGGGCGAGCGCCAGGTGGTCGCGATCGCCGACCGCCTCGCGGCCGGAGAGACCGCAAGAGCCCTCACCGAGGTCCCCGGCACCGCCTACCGCGTCGAGAAGAAGGTCTGGCGGGGGATGGATCAGTCCGGCTACGTCGTCCTCCCCGGCTACCCAGAGGTGAAAGATGACCGGTATGCTTACGCAAAGGCGTTCGCGATGCACTACGCCGAGCAGGATCCTCTCCGGGGCAGGCCCGTGGCCCAGCCGCACCCAAAGACCGTCGTCGTCCAGAACCCGCCGGCGATGCCGCTCTCGGGCGACGAACTCGACCGGGTCTACGAACTCCCCTACACGCGGAGAGCCCACCCCTCCTACACCGAACCCATACCCGCCCTCGAACCCGTCAGGTTCTCGGTCGTCACCCACCGGGGGTGTTTCGGCGCCTGCTCGTTCTGCGCCCTCACCCACCACCAGGGCCGGATCATCCAGAGCCGGAGCGCGGACTCGATCGTCCGCGAGGTGGAGCGGATGGCAAAGATGCCGGAGTTCACCGGGGTCGTCCAGGACGTCGGGGGGCCGACTGCGAACATGTACGGCATCCACTGCAGCCGGTGGGAGACCGCCGGCACCTGCCCCGACCGCCGCTGCATCGACTGCCCCGCACTCGACCGGAGCCACGAGGAGCAGGTCAGCCTGCTCCGGCGCATCCGGGAGATACCGGGGGTCAAACGGGTCTTCATCGCATCGGGCATCCGCTACGACTTAATCAGTCCGGATGACCGGGAGTACCTCTCGGAGGTCTCTACCCACCACGTCTCCGGGCACCTCAAGGTCGCACCCGAACACGTCTCGAAACGGGTCCTCGCCTCTATGGGAAAGCCCTCACGAGAGGCCTTTGACGCCTTCCGCGAACGGTTCGAGGCCCTCCAGGAAGGAAAGAAGAAGCGGCAGTATCTCGTTCCCTACCTGATGTCCGGCCATCCCGGCTGCCGGATCGCCGATATGGTCGAACTCGCCGAGTATCTCCGGGACACCGGCCTCTACACCGAGCAGGTTCAGGACTTCACGCCGACTCCGATGAGCATCTCGACGACCATCTACCACACCGGGCTCGACCCCTTCACCCTCGAGGAGGTCTACGTCCCGAAAGGCCGGGAGAAGAGGGTTCAGCGGGCGCTCATGCACTACCGCGACCCGGAGAACTACGGGCTCGTCTGCGAAGGGCTCCGCGCCGCCGGGAGGGAAGACCTCATCGGGAGCGCGTGGGGATGCCTCGTCCCGGCAAGACGGAAGAAAAAACGGTAA
- a CDS encoding SdrD B-like domain-containing protein: MRRGTCFWIVLLSALALVVGAGAQTGDPAVIWNRTYGGPDTYDAAYAAVPDPGGTGLFLAGETASFGAKTDAWVIRLAPDGGEEWNRTYGGEEADAAHSIIRTNSSNLLFAGNLTLVTNGTEADTDAWLVEIDPSGGEVWNRTYGGPDVNATAAAVIEAEDGGYVFVGSITPREGNESSAWAVRVNEVGDETWNRTFGGAGENAANAVTRIPGGDFVVAGSTGSSGAGMADVWVVRLDGSGSEVWNRTFGSPDDDAGRAVINTSEGNLLVAGTFTERPDNTTVDTDALLIKLTPDGDIVWNWIYGDFGVNETAAAVIETPDGGYLFAGETAYPGVDDTDAWLVATDADGAVAWSRTFGGINSDDAAASLIESAPGEFVFAGMFNATVSGGTANMDAWAVKLGPEPTPTPTPTATPTATPTPVPTATPSKPSKAPIISQKPPVPTETMTAAPSPAMTVPTGTTSPSPTAAPTAPSSPGPTWTTTPTAAPTVTGAPSPTMTAGPSPTMTPVGNDDDDDDDNDDGNNQTGGAANESLSGTVWFDLNGDGARDPGEPGIPEISVRLIGQRTMMDYTTTGPDGSYRFGAIPSIGYAGVEFILPDGYSCTVPGLDNHAAPLGTDVIFAEGGVDRQTLDAGLVGDLLPGTPAASYGWVLGTVWSDDSRDGINDEAYGLTDVEVRLLDAGGNVAGSTRTRYHDSHFSMYLFGPLPPGEYSVAFTAPEGYVFTSPGRDSYADPSTGATGPFTVGGGEAVVRGAGLFLSPAPIPSPGEPEIKPSVENGTDDEQEQRDDVADGEDSEPGGPAVTDGPEAPVNETADDGDAAGEREPVWKIGDDWDEVRDNDDRKEIKDDDREKADEVGESDRRDDGRDEDD; encoded by the coding sequence ATGCGACGCGGCACCTGTTTCTGGATCGTCCTGCTCTCGGCACTCGCGCTTGTCGTGGGTGCGGGGGCACAGACGGGAGATCCTGCGGTTATCTGGAACCGGACGTATGGAGGACCTGACACATACGACGCGGCCTACGCGGCCGTTCCCGACCCCGGCGGAACCGGGCTATTCCTTGCCGGGGAGACGGCGTCGTTCGGTGCGAAGACGGACGCCTGGGTGATCCGGCTCGCGCCGGACGGGGGCGAGGAGTGGAACAGAACATACGGCGGGGAGGAGGCCGACGCTGCGCATTCCATCATCAGAACCAATAGCAGCAACCTCCTCTTCGCCGGGAACCTCACCCTGGTCACGAACGGGACAGAGGCGGACACCGATGCCTGGCTCGTGGAGATAGACCCCTCCGGCGGCGAGGTCTGGAACCGGACGTACGGCGGCCCTGACGTCAACGCCACGGCCGCCGCGGTTATCGAGGCGGAGGACGGAGGCTACGTCTTCGTCGGCTCCATCACGCCGCGGGAAGGGAATGAATCATCGGCCTGGGCGGTCAGGGTAAACGAGGTGGGTGATGAGACCTGGAACCGGACGTTCGGCGGAGCCGGGGAGAATGCCGCGAACGCCGTCACCCGGATCCCCGGTGGGGACTTCGTCGTTGCCGGCAGCACCGGGTCCTCGGGAGCGGGCATGGCCGACGTCTGGGTGGTCCGGCTGGACGGATCCGGTAGCGAGGTCTGGAACAGGACGTTCGGCAGCCCCGACGACGATGCCGGTCGGGCGGTGATCAACACCTCTGAGGGCAACCTGCTCGTCGCCGGCACGTTCACGGAGCGGCCGGACAACACGACGGTCGATACCGACGCCCTCCTCATCAAGCTCACGCCCGACGGGGATATCGTCTGGAACTGGATCTACGGCGACTTCGGCGTGAACGAGACGGCGGCGGCCGTCATCGAGACTCCGGACGGCGGCTACCTCTTCGCCGGGGAGACGGCTTACCCCGGGGTGGACGATACCGACGCCTGGCTGGTCGCGACCGACGCCGACGGGGCGGTGGCGTGGAGCCGGACGTTCGGCGGTATAAACTCCGACGATGCGGCCGCATCGCTCATCGAGTCCGCACCGGGTGAGTTCGTCTTCGCAGGGATGTTCAACGCCACGGTGAGCGGAGGGACGGCGAATATGGATGCCTGGGCGGTGAAACTGGGGCCGGAGCCCACGCCGACGCCGACACCGACCGCTACCCCGACTGCTACCCCGACACCCGTGCCCACGGCGACACCTTCCAAGCCCTCGAAAGCACCGATAATCTCCCAGAAACCCCCGGTACCAACCGAAACGATGACTGCCGCCCCGTCACCGGCTATGACGGTTCCGACGGGAACCACCTCACCGTCTCCGACAGCGGCTCCTACGGCGCCCTCCTCGCCCGGACCCACCTGGACGACGACGCCCACGGCCGCGCCGACGGTGACGGGCGCACCGTCACCGACCATGACGGCCGGGCCGTCTCCGACCATGACGCCGGTCGGCAACGACGACGATGACGATGATGACAATGACGACGGCAATAACCAGACCGGCGGCGCGGCAAACGAATCGCTCTCGGGGACGGTCTGGTTCGACCTGAACGGTGACGGCGCCCGCGATCCCGGCGAGCCGGGTATCCCCGAGATCAGCGTGCGGCTGATCGGCCAGCGAACCATGATGGACTATACCACCACCGGCCCGGACGGGTCATACCGGTTTGGGGCCATCCCCTCCATCGGTTACGCCGGTGTTGAGTTCATTCTCCCGGACGGGTATTCCTGCACCGTCCCGGGCCTGGACAACCATGCCGCACCTCTCGGCACGGACGTGATATTCGCCGAAGGCGGGGTCGACAGGCAGACCCTGGATGCGGGGCTCGTCGGAGATCTCCTGCCCGGAACCCCGGCAGCGTCCTACGGGTGGGTGCTCGGGACGGTCTGGAGCGACGATAGCCGGGACGGTATCAACGACGAGGCCTACGGCCTGACGGACGTCGAGGTCCGCCTCCTGGACGCGGGCGGGAACGTGGCGGGATCGACCCGAACCAGGTATCACGACAGTCACTTCTCCATGTATCTCTTCGGCCCGCTCCCGCCCGGGGAATACTCCGTCGCGTTCACTGCGCCGGAAGGTTACGTCTTCACGAGTCCCGGCCGGGACAGCTACGCCGACCCCTCGACCGGGGCGACCGGCCCGTTTACGGTCGGCGGGGGGGAAGCGGTCGTCAGGGGTGCGGGGCTGTTCCTCTCCCCCGCCCCGATCCCCTCGCCCGGTGAGCCGGAGATTAAGCCCTCAGTTGAGAACGGGACGGACGATGAGCAGGAGCAGCGGGACGATGTGGCTGATGGCGAGGACTCTGAGCCGGGCGGGCCGGCCGTGACCGACGGCCCGGAGGCTCCGGTGAACGAGACCGCCGACGACGGCGATGCCGCCGGCGAGCGGGAACCCGTGTGGAAGATCGGTGACGATTGGGACGAGGTTAGAGACAACGACGACCGGAAAGAGATTAAAGACGATGACCGGGAGAAAGCGGATGAGGTGGGAGAGAGCGACCGGCGTGACGACGGCAGGGACGAGGATGATTGA
- a CDS encoding SdrD B-like domain-containing protein: protein MRYISVLAAVIVSAFVFGSIAGAVVTAEPGSGAVYERTVGTIGGTIFLDADANGVQNPGEWGLSGVVVHLLDAAGERVATAETFAHACEGLYIFSGVTPGNYTVEVVPPEGYGFTVPGMGAPGETASTVDAANGTTTAIDLTEEMVQMMDLVVRDAGLVPAAA, encoded by the coding sequence GTGAGATACATCAGCGTTCTTGCAGCAGTCATCGTATCAGCGTTCGTATTCGGTTCGATCGCAGGCGCCGTCGTCACGGCGGAGCCCGGATCGGGTGCAGTGTATGAGAGAACCGTCGGCACGATCGGGGGCACGATCTTTTTAGATGCCGACGCGAACGGCGTCCAGAACCCCGGCGAGTGGGGGCTGAGCGGCGTCGTCGTCCACCTCCTCGACGCCGCGGGGGAGCGGGTTGCAACGGCGGAGACGTTCGCCCACGCCTGTGAGGGGCTTTATATCTTCAGCGGCGTCACCCCGGGGAACTACACCGTCGAGGTCGTCCCGCCGGAGGGCTATGGTTTCACCGTCCCCGGCATGGGGGCTCCCGGGGAGACGGCGAGCACCGTCGATGCTGCGAACGGCACGACGACCGCCATCGACCTGACAGAAGAGATGGTTCAGATGATGGATCTCGTCGTCAGGGATGCCGGCCTGGTGCCGGCCGCTGCCTGA
- a CDS encoding DUF2117 domain-containing protein: MTSPTADIVMVVHGPEAFDAGDVGRLIDLLSPRRVLVAGVMARTAAEESGLPVVCTDERPSVVLGGISERACLVNRGKTPESGRIFGELVAGRLPGLVHVETSSGTVYCWNRGDSTLAEEIARLTGYALVSIESDAARREGVREVRGCLPGEAVFVNGFVIGIATAETVVLASENGTLRAVSGLDPKPHGFEKLLRAGLPDIRKAWCKSGPVRKVSPRQGKRARRGGRVAVIDHCGHTLYREIGEDISGVLAVGDDTTAVCGHICSHSGIPVFGVVDGDADAIVTPGYAPGSVVVEVLDGRDDDVGRELAAVRDLETASWEEWVEETLRVLAGRVRVVLDLRGG, translated from the coding sequence ATGACCTCCCCGACGGCGGACATCGTCATGGTGGTGCACGGCCCCGAGGCCTTCGATGCCGGCGACGTCGGGCGGCTGATCGATCTGCTCTCGCCCCGGCGGGTGCTGGTCGCGGGGGTGATGGCCCGGACGGCCGCCGAGGAGTCGGGGCTCCCGGTCGTCTGCACGGACGAGCGGCCGAGCGTGGTGCTCGGGGGCATCTCGGAGCGTGCATGCCTGGTCAACCGGGGAAAGACCCCGGAGTCCGGGCGGATATTCGGCGAACTTGTCGCCGGCAGGCTCCCGGGGCTCGTCCACGTCGAGACCTCGAGCGGCACCGTCTACTGCTGGAACCGCGGGGACAGCACGCTCGCTGAGGAGATCGCACGGCTGACGGGTTACGCCCTCGTCTCTATAGAGAGCGACGCCGCCCGGCGGGAAGGCGTGCGGGAGGTTCGTGGGTGCCTGCCCGGGGAGGCGGTCTTCGTGAACGGGTTTGTCATCGGAATCGCGACGGCGGAGACGGTCGTCCTCGCGAGCGAGAACGGGACGCTCCGGGCAGTCTCGGGGCTCGATCCGAAACCGCACGGGTTTGAGAAACTCCTCCGCGCGGGTCTTCCCGATATCCGGAAAGCCTGGTGCAAGAGCGGGCCGGTGCGGAAGGTTTCGCCCCGGCAGGGCAAGCGCGCCCGCCGCGGGGGCCGGGTCGCGGTCATAGACCACTGCGGCCATACCCTCTACCGCGAGATCGGGGAGGATATCTCCGGCGTCCTTGCCGTCGGCGACGATACCACGGCCGTCTGCGGGCACATCTGCTCGCACTCCGGCATCCCGGTCTTCGGCGTGGTCGACGGGGACGCCGACGCCATCGTGACACCCGGGTACGCGCCCGGGTCGGTAGTGGTCGAGGTTCTGGACGGCCGCGACGACGACGTCGGGCGGGAACTTGCGGCCGTCCGGGATCTCGAGACCGCTTCATGGGAGGAGTGGGTCGAGGAGACGCTCCGCGTCCTCGCAGGGAGAGTGCGGGTCGTCCTCGACCTTCGTGGAGGATGA
- a CDS encoding ATP-dependent DNA ligase: MQFLEFAQVCEHLEGTPGRLDMIEQVAAVLPRLDDEELPVFVRFVMGRVFPDWSTKKLGVGPNLLYDAVAYVVGTKRETVREAINTTGDVGLAVEGLLARKEQTSFFIQELDLLDVYRELERMAAAEGQRSQREKLRVAQGLFGNARPLEGRYLARLMLEELRIGMGEGNVRDAVAKAFELDVRLVEHAHQALNDLGEVALLARRDPDALSGVTIEPFRPVKMMLAQAGTIAAQIEDHGEVAVEYKYDGSRFQFHKVGDVCRIYSRRLEDVTESLPDIANLLLEATDHDVILDGEAVAVRDGKPMPFQYVIRRFRRKHEVDSMMEKIELVPMVFDILYLDGETLMDRPLAERRKALDEVLGAHVAPQFPATDAAAAEAIYAEALDLGHEGVMVKVLDSPYTPGVRGRLWVKVKPGVETLDLVVVGAEWGEGRRAGTFGSFLLAVQDQGRLLPVGKVATGITDEVLADLYALFKDKVIARSGKEVTLEPEVVFEVGYSEIQTSPNYESGYALRFPRFVRVREDKSVDEAETLEALVERYARQKNGLGSL, translated from the coding sequence ATGCAGTTTCTGGAGTTCGCTCAAGTCTGCGAGCACCTTGAAGGGACCCCCGGGCGCCTCGATATGATCGAGCAGGTCGCCGCCGTTCTTCCCCGGCTCGACGACGAGGAGCTCCCCGTCTTCGTCCGGTTCGTCATGGGCAGGGTCTTTCCCGACTGGAGCACCAAAAAACTCGGCGTGGGCCCGAACCTTCTCTACGACGCCGTGGCCTACGTCGTCGGGACGAAGCGGGAGACCGTCCGCGAGGCGATCAACACGACCGGGGACGTGGGTCTCGCCGTCGAGGGGCTCCTTGCACGGAAGGAGCAGACATCGTTCTTCATCCAGGAACTCGACCTCCTCGACGTCTACCGGGAACTCGAGCGGATGGCGGCCGCCGAAGGACAGCGGTCGCAGCGGGAGAAACTCCGCGTGGCGCAGGGCCTCTTCGGGAACGCCCGGCCGCTCGAGGGGCGATACCTCGCGCGGCTGATGCTCGAGGAGCTCCGGATCGGGATGGGGGAAGGGAACGTCCGCGACGCCGTCGCGAAGGCGTTCGAGCTTGACGTCCGCCTGGTCGAGCATGCCCACCAGGCGCTGAACGATCTCGGGGAGGTCGCCCTCCTTGCCCGGCGCGACCCCGACGCGCTCTCCGGTGTGACGATCGAGCCGTTCCGGCCGGTGAAGATGATGCTCGCGCAGGCGGGAACCATCGCCGCCCAGATTGAGGATCACGGCGAGGTGGCGGTCGAGTACAAGTACGACGGGAGCCGGTTCCAGTTCCACAAGGTGGGCGATGTCTGCCGGATCTACTCGCGGAGACTGGAGGACGTCACGGAGAGCCTCCCCGACATCGCGAACCTCCTCCTGGAGGCGACCGACCACGACGTCATTCTGGACGGGGAAGCGGTCGCCGTCCGCGACGGGAAGCCCATGCCGTTCCAGTACGTGATCCGGCGGTTCCGGCGCAAGCACGAGGTGGACTCGATGATGGAGAAGATCGAGCTCGTGCCGATGGTCTTCGATATCCTCTACCTGGACGGCGAGACGCTGATGGATCGCCCCCTCGCGGAGCGGCGGAAAGCCCTCGACGAAGTGCTCGGCGCACACGTCGCTCCGCAGTTCCCGGCCACCGACGCGGCCGCGGCGGAGGCGATCTACGCCGAAGCCCTCGACCTCGGGCACGAGGGCGTGATGGTGAAGGTTCTCGACTCGCCCTACACTCCCGGCGTCCGGGGCCGCCTCTGGGTGAAGGTCAAACCCGGCGTCGAGACGCTCGACCTCGTGGTCGTGGGGGCGGAGTGGGGCGAGGGCCGGAGGGCCGGGACGTTCGGCTCGTTCCTGCTCGCGGTGCAGGATCAGGGGCGGCTCCTCCCGGTCGGGAAGGTTGCGACCGGGATCACGGACGAGGTGCTGGCCGACCTTTACGCCCTCTTCAAGGATAAGGTGATTGCCCGCTCCGGAAAAGAGGTCACGCTCGAGCCGGAGGTGGTCTTCGAGGTGGGCTACTCCGAGATCCAGACGAGCCCGAACTACGAGAGCGGTTACGCGCTCCGGTTCCCGCGGTTCGTCAGGGTGCGCGAGGACAAGAGCGTCGACGAGGCCGAGACCCTTGAAGCGCTCGTCGAGCGCTACGCCCGGCAGAAGAATGGACTGGGGTCTCTTTAA
- a CDS encoding TIGR00266 family protein — translation MQYEITGDNLQMVKLRLAPGEKACAEAGAMVNMSGNMQMTTNMKGGLFKGLKRMMTGEGLFMTEFTPQGGEGFVSFAGNVPGKIFTLDLNGNEFIAQKDAFLCSEQGIDLDIAFTKKLRSGVFGGEGFILQRLSGSGKAFLHCCGDIMEMTLAPGEVVKVETGLVVGFESTVDYSIQVAGGVKTVFFGGEGLFLTTLTGPGKVVMQSMDIAKLASSLIPYLPIQNSSG, via the coding sequence ATGCAATACGAGATCACCGGAGACAACCTCCAGATGGTGAAACTCCGCCTCGCCCCCGGCGAGAAAGCCTGCGCCGAGGCCGGCGCCATGGTCAACATGAGCGGGAATATGCAGATGACCACCAACATGAAGGGCGGGCTCTTCAAAGGGCTCAAGCGGATGATGACCGGCGAAGGGCTCTTCATGACCGAGTTCACCCCACAGGGGGGAGAGGGGTTCGTCTCGTTCGCCGGGAACGTCCCGGGAAAGATCTTCACCCTCGACCTGAACGGGAACGAGTTCATCGCCCAGAAAGACGCGTTCCTCTGCTCCGAACAGGGCATCGACCTCGACATCGCGTTCACGAAGAAACTCCGGTCGGGCGTGTTCGGCGGCGAGGGGTTCATCCTCCAGAGGCTCTCCGGCAGCGGGAAGGCGTTCCTTCACTGCTGCGGCGACATCATGGAGATGACGCTTGCGCCGGGCGAGGTGGTCAAGGTCGAGACGGGCCTCGTCGTCGGGTTCGAGAGCACCGTCGATTACAGCATCCAGGTTGCCGGCGGCGTGAAGACCGTCTTCTTCGGCGGCGAAGGACTCTTCCTGACGACGCTGACCGGGCCGGGCAAGGTCGTCATGCAGTCGATGGATATCGCGAAACTCGCGAGTTCCCTGATCCCCTACCTCCCAATCCAGAACTCGTCGGGATAG
- a CDS encoding HNH endonuclease codes for MTSDRGTHAAVYPDDAPIGDAYLTHEAVQAILERQKNLCAGCSVSLDAGSTHFDLWRPAICGGPRTLGNLAALCPSCHRNHMRRIREEFADHKNK; via the coding sequence GTGACATCCGATCGCGGGACTCATGCCGCGGTGTACCCCGACGATGCGCCTATCGGGGATGCGTATCTCACGCACGAGGCCGTCCAGGCCATCCTCGAGCGGCAGAAGAATCTTTGCGCCGGGTGCAGCGTCTCGCTCGACGCCGGATCGACGCACTTCGATCTCTGGCGGCCGGCGATCTGCGGCGGGCCCCGTACGCTCGGGAACCTGGCAGCCCTCTGCCCCTCCTGCCACCGGAACCATATGCGCCGGATCCGGGAGGAGTTCGCCGACCATAAGAATAAGTAA